From the genome of Kaistella daneshvariae, one region includes:
- a CDS encoding lipoprotein signal peptidase, with protein MKKIALITIIILLIDQLSKFYIKTNFSLGESVSVLPGFKLTFVENPGMAYGFHFGGLLGKYILVIIRVFLIGGMVYLFSKWLKEGASNYLLIPMSMIFAGAIGNLIDGMFYGMIFDSGTFYDESIGRWIEYGGVSKVVPFGHGYSTFMKGCVVDMLHFPLVDWNVPENFPLIGGKHIEFFKYIFNVADSAITAGAALLLIFRKKALPNGLDF; from the coding sequence ATGAAGAAGATTGCCTTAATCACCATCATCATTTTATTAATAGACCAGCTTTCCAAATTTTACATCAAAACCAATTTCAGTTTGGGCGAAAGCGTGAGCGTTTTGCCGGGTTTTAAACTGACTTTTGTAGAAAATCCGGGCATGGCGTACGGTTTTCATTTCGGCGGACTTCTGGGCAAATATATCCTGGTAATCATCCGAGTTTTTCTCATCGGCGGCATGGTTTACCTCTTCAGCAAATGGCTGAAAGAAGGTGCTAGCAACTATTTGCTCATTCCAATGTCGATGATTTTTGCGGGTGCTATCGGGAATTTAATTGATGGAATGTTCTACGGAATGATTTTCGACAGCGGAACTTTTTATGACGAAAGCATCGGCCGTTGGATCGAATACGGTGGTGTTTCCAAGGTGGTGCCTTTTGGTCACGGCTACTCCACTTTTATGAAAGGTTGCGTGGTGGATATGCTCCACTTTCCTTTGGTGGACTGGAACGTTCCGGAAAACTTTCCTTTAATTGGCGGAAAACACATTGAATTTTTCAAATATATTTTCAATGTTGCGGATTCTGCAATTACCGCAGGCGCTGCATTATTACTGATTTTCCGCAA
- a CDS encoding DUF2683 family protein, with product MESLIVHPKNQMELNTLKSVMKEMGIKFEKFHTRNMKNLPEKQEKNSVPKKENSPTSARKYPKKD from the coding sequence ATGGAATCTCTGATTGTACATCCGAAAAACCAAATGGAGCTGAACACGCTGAAAAGCGTGATGAAAGAAATGGGAATTAAGTTTGAAAAATTCCACACCAGAAATATGAAAAATCTGCCCGAAAAGCAGGAAAAAAATTCGGTTCCGAAAAAAGAAAACTCCCCAACTTCCGCCAGAAAATATCCTAAGAAAGACTAA
- a CDS encoding DUF6576 domain-containing protein: protein MDTVFILLAVALIFIYFFRKNIKEKFVPNKEKYVTIDDQFNAEKKRRQDEIDELLGKIGKNGLNDLSAAEKKRLDELSQK, encoded by the coding sequence ATGGACACGGTTTTTATTTTGCTCGCCGTAGCGCTAATTTTCATCTATTTCTTCCGGAAAAATATCAAGGAAAAATTCGTTCCGAACAAAGAAAAATATGTTACCATCGATGATCAGTTTAATGCTGAAAAAAAGCGAAGACAGGATGAAATTGATGAACTGCTGGGGAAAATCGGTAAAAATGGATTAAATGATTTGTCTGCCGCTGAAAAAAAGCGCCTTGATGAACTCTCACAAAAATAA
- a CDS encoding TraR/DksA family transcriptional regulator, with product MTEDRQRYSDADLQEFKVLIQGKIDKAEKDLMLIRESFINDQNNGTDDTSPTFKAFEEGAETLSKEQNAILAGRQEKFVRDLKNALIRIENKTYGICRVTGKLIPKERLLAVPHATLSIEAKNMQR from the coding sequence ATGACAGAAGACAGACAAAGATATAGTGACGCTGATTTACAGGAATTTAAAGTTTTAATTCAGGGGAAAATCGATAAAGCAGAAAAAGATTTAATGTTGATCCGCGAAAGCTTCATCAATGACCAAAATAATGGTACCGATGATACTTCGCCTACTTTTAAAGCTTTTGAAGAAGGCGCTGAAACTTTGAGTAAAGAACAAAATGCGATTCTTGCCGGAAGACAGGAAAAATTTGTGCGCGACCTGAAAAACGCACTCATCCGCATTGAAAATAAGACCTACGGAATCTGCCGAGTCACCGGAAAACTCATCCCAAAAGAAAGGCTTCTGGCTGTGCCACACGCCACATTAAGCATTGAAGCTAAAAATATGCAACGATAA
- a CDS encoding sensor histidine kinase translates to MPSILDTVIERDTYNSLLYTILGGLLLLTTYHLMMFFQNRRKAYFLYSSYTFFSLLAYIPMAESGFLSELSSYLGIGESFKEYFIIIFNCFYFVFFANFLDIKKVNPRWYRIITLPVLVLMVLATVSFLIKKIWHVESFFALYKKLFVIVISVQIIISFSILLRVKNPLKYYIIFGGIVLFAASLVGERSVRELPWINISRKTGDVVYYFGVIMENLAFSFALGYQQKLNHREKVLFKDNFINELKKNEILKDSISRENEKRLLIENEKIRYLQEISDLKLSVLQSQINPHFIFNALNSIKYYVLENETHIAAEYLSKFSNIIRTILTASTMREFTLEQELHTLKIYMDIENLRFNNEMTFSIQVHPAINPLKVKLPPLVLQPFLENAVLHGLSTAENKKVSVEVNPTKDGIAISIKDNGVGRKSALKSRKPDNRESMGLKIVHGMLTNYFGSGTYSITYVDLHENEKPTGTLVVVQIPGTSVTRNTSPESYEKSLYSQT, encoded by the coding sequence GTGCCCTCCATTCTTGATACCGTTATTGAGCGCGATACGTACAACAGTCTTCTATACACTATTTTAGGCGGACTGCTGCTTTTGACAACCTATCACCTGATGATGTTTTTCCAAAACCGTCGGAAAGCGTATTTTCTTTACAGCTCCTACACCTTTTTTTCCTTGCTGGCATACATCCCGATGGCAGAGAGTGGCTTTTTAAGTGAACTGTCTTCTTATCTTGGGATTGGCGAGTCTTTTAAAGAATATTTCATCATTATTTTTAACTGCTTTTATTTTGTATTTTTTGCCAATTTTCTCGATATCAAAAAAGTGAATCCGCGCTGGTACCGCATTATTACACTTCCGGTTTTGGTTTTGATGGTTTTGGCAACGGTAAGCTTTTTAATTAAGAAGATATGGCACGTGGAATCTTTTTTTGCGCTCTATAAAAAGCTCTTCGTCATTGTGATTTCGGTGCAGATTATTATTTCATTTTCCATTCTTTTAAGAGTAAAAAATCCGCTCAAATATTACATTATTTTCGGCGGAATAGTGCTGTTTGCCGCTTCGCTGGTAGGTGAACGTTCGGTTCGCGAACTGCCATGGATCAACATCAGCAGAAAAACAGGCGACGTGGTGTATTATTTTGGAGTCATCATGGAAAATCTGGCATTTTCTTTTGCTTTGGGTTATCAGCAAAAATTGAATCACCGTGAAAAAGTTTTGTTTAAGGATAACTTTATCAACGAACTGAAGAAAAACGAGATTTTAAAGGACAGCATCAGCAGGGAAAATGAAAAACGCCTTTTAATAGAAAACGAAAAAATTAGATATCTACAGGAAATCTCGGACCTAAAACTTTCGGTATTGCAAAGCCAGATCAATCCGCATTTCATTTTCAATGCTTTAAACTCTATTAAATATTACGTTTTAGAAAATGAAACCCATATTGCAGCCGAATATCTCTCTAAATTTTCAAATATTATTCGCACCATTCTTACCGCTTCCACCATGCGCGAGTTTACCCTCGAACAGGAACTGCACACCCTGAAAATTTATATGGATATTGAAAATCTCCGTTTCAATAACGAAATGACTTTCAGCATACAGGTTCATCCGGCGATTAACCCGTTAAAGGTTAAACTTCCACCTCTTGTGCTCCAGCCTTTTTTAGAAAATGCCGTGCTGCATGGTCTTTCTACCGCTGAAAACAAAAAAGTCAGCGTGGAGGTGAATCCTACCAAAGATGGCATCGCCATCAGCATCAAGGATAACGGCGTCGGGCGGAAAAGCGCATTGAAATCGCGAAAACCAGACAACCGCGAATCTATGGGTCTGAAAATTGTGCACGGCATGCTTACAAATTATTTTGGCTCCGGTACTTACAGCATTACGTACGTGGATCTGCACGAAAATGAAAAACCAACCGGAACACTCGTCGTGGTGCAAATACCAGGCACTTCCGTTACCAGAAACACATCACCGGAATCTTACGAAAAATCCTTATATTCGCAAACTTAA
- a CDS encoding DUF2062 domain-containing protein, translated as MKKFIQNTIQSQKIFYRYFRRKGLKRFLKENVLETDGSNEVKAKSVALGIFIGLSPFWGLHSFLAISLAVYFKMNKMLTFMSSQITFPPLIPLIIFASMMVGAPFVESSTSFENQTFDMDFIKSNLVQYLIGSFILAICCSLFFGFLVYYFLEKFGPKAPKKSA; from the coding sequence TTGAAAAAATTCATCCAAAATACCATCCAAAGCCAAAAAATATTCTACCGGTATTTCCGGCGGAAAGGACTGAAGCGCTTTCTGAAAGAAAACGTTTTGGAAACAGACGGGAGTAATGAAGTTAAAGCAAAATCAGTCGCGCTTGGAATTTTCATTGGACTTTCGCCGTTCTGGGGATTGCATTCGTTTCTGGCCATCTCGCTTGCGGTTTATTTTAAGATGAATAAAATGCTGACATTTATGTCTTCACAAATTACTTTTCCGCCGCTTATTCCTTTGATCATATTCGCGTCGATGATGGTTGGCGCGCCATTTGTAGAGAGCAGCACTTCATTTGAAAACCAGACTTTCGATATGGATTTCATAAAAAGTAATTTGGTTCAGTATCTTATCGGCAGTTTTATTCTGGCCATTTGCTGCTCGTTATTTTTTGGATTTTTGGTGTACTATTTTTTGGAAAAATTTGGTCCTAAAGCACCCAAAAAATCAGCTTAG
- the topA gene encoding type I DNA topoisomerase: MSKNLVIVESPAKAKTIQKYLGKDFEVKSSFGHIRDLPKKGMGINLETFSPDYEVSADKKKLVAELKAAVKKADVVWLASDEDREGEAIAWHLAQELKLKDENTRRIVFHEITKNAILKAIENPRNIDQNLVNAQQARRILDRIVGFEMSPVLWKKVKTGLSAGRVQSVAVRLVVERELEIRNFTPKSTFKLDGIFLNAEKQEIAAKLKKDFAQEADAEAFLKQCQQTDFKVLNVETKPGTRTASAPFTTSTLQQEASNRLGYGVTATMRVAQRLYEEGFITYMRTDSVNLSQEAINGAKAQILAEYGEKYSNPRNYTTKSSSAQEAHEAIRPTDFSVKSIGDVQLNKLYQLIYRRTLASQMTNAKIEKTVIEIGDQKLPHHFEAQGEVIIFDGFLKAYGIVKTEDDEEENNEKLLPKVSVGEALDFRKIEATEKFTRPASRYTEAGLVKKLEELGIGRPSTYAPTIQTIQNREYVDKREILPQEREILKMSLEKSELKKEILTEKFGGDKNKFVPTDIGEVVNEFLTQNFAEILDYGFTAKVEQDFDLIANGEEKWKEVLQGFYKDFHPKIEDVEENADRATGERILGKDPKTGKNVLTRIGRFGPMVQIGEQDDEEKPIFASLMANQNIATITLEEALELFKIPFDLKEYEGQTVTVGVGRFGPYVKWGETFISIPRGEDPLSITQERAEEIIEEKKVADAPIATYKGEPVTKGTGRFGPFIKYQSIFINVPKRYDFENLSQNDISELIEAKLEKEANRYIQQWPEEKISLENGRWGPFIKFGKAMFKIPKNKKEEKYTAEELAEIPLEEVKKWITAQDKNAFKTKAKKAPAKKPAAKKPAAKKPAAKKK, translated from the coding sequence ATGTCAAAAAATTTAGTGATTGTGGAATCACCGGCGAAAGCTAAAACGATTCAAAAATATTTGGGGAAGGATTTCGAGGTGAAATCGAGCTTCGGCCACATCCGCGATCTGCCTAAGAAAGGCATGGGTATTAATCTGGAAACTTTTTCTCCGGATTATGAAGTTTCTGCAGATAAAAAGAAGCTCGTTGCTGAATTGAAAGCCGCTGTAAAAAAGGCAGATGTTGTCTGGCTCGCCTCCGATGAAGACCGCGAGGGTGAAGCAATCGCCTGGCATCTTGCGCAGGAACTAAAACTGAAAGACGAAAATACCCGACGAATTGTTTTCCACGAAATTACGAAAAATGCCATTTTAAAAGCGATAGAAAATCCCCGGAATATCGACCAGAATCTGGTAAATGCCCAGCAGGCAAGAAGAATTCTGGACCGGATTGTAGGTTTTGAAATGTCGCCGGTACTTTGGAAAAAAGTGAAAACCGGGTTATCTGCGGGACGTGTGCAATCTGTTGCCGTGCGCTTGGTAGTGGAGCGCGAACTGGAAATCCGAAATTTTACACCAAAATCTACCTTCAAACTGGACGGAATTTTCCTGAATGCCGAAAAGCAGGAAATTGCAGCAAAGCTGAAAAAAGATTTCGCTCAGGAAGCTGATGCAGAAGCATTTTTAAAACAATGTCAGCAAACGGATTTTAAAGTTCTGAATGTCGAAACAAAACCTGGTACGCGTACGGCATCAGCACCGTTTACCACTTCCACTTTACAGCAGGAAGCCAGCAACAGACTGGGTTACGGCGTAACAGCCACAATGCGCGTTGCGCAAAGATTGTACGAAGAAGGATTCATTACTTATATGAGAACAGATTCGGTAAATCTTTCTCAGGAAGCCATCAACGGGGCAAAAGCGCAAATTTTAGCCGAATACGGCGAAAAATATTCAAATCCCAGAAATTATACCACCAAATCCTCATCAGCGCAGGAAGCTCACGAGGCGATTCGACCAACCGATTTTTCGGTAAAATCCATCGGTGATGTGCAGTTGAATAAATTGTATCAGCTTATTTATAGAAGGACTTTAGCATCGCAGATGACGAATGCTAAAATTGAAAAAACCGTCATTGAAATTGGTGATCAAAAACTGCCGCATCATTTTGAAGCGCAGGGTGAAGTCATCATTTTTGATGGTTTCTTGAAAGCCTACGGCATTGTAAAAACCGAAGACGACGAAGAAGAAAACAACGAAAAATTATTGCCGAAAGTTTCAGTCGGTGAAGCGTTGGATTTCCGCAAAATTGAAGCTACAGAAAAGTTTACACGTCCCGCTTCGCGTTATACAGAAGCCGGTCTGGTAAAAAAACTGGAAGAATTGGGAATCGGGCGACCTTCCACGTATGCGCCAACCATTCAAACCATTCAAAACCGCGAGTATGTGGATAAACGCGAAATTCTGCCTCAGGAGCGGGAAATTTTAAAAATGTCTTTAGAAAAATCAGAGCTGAAGAAGGAGATTTTAACCGAAAAATTTGGCGGCGACAAAAACAAATTTGTCCCGACAGATATTGGTGAAGTGGTGAACGAATTTTTAACCCAAAATTTTGCTGAAATCCTGGATTATGGTTTTACGGCAAAAGTGGAGCAGGATTTTGACCTTATTGCCAACGGTGAAGAAAAGTGGAAAGAGGTTTTGCAAGGCTTCTATAAAGATTTCCACCCGAAAATTGAAGACGTAGAAGAAAATGCAGATCGCGCGACGGGAGAAAGGATTTTAGGTAAGGACCCAAAAACGGGCAAAAATGTGCTTACTAGAATCGGCAGATTTGGACCAATGGTTCAAATCGGCGAGCAGGACGACGAAGAAAAACCAATTTTTGCCAGCTTGATGGCAAACCAAAATATCGCCACTATTACTTTGGAAGAAGCGCTGGAGCTCTTTAAAATTCCGTTTGACTTAAAGGAGTACGAAGGACAAACCGTTACCGTTGGTGTGGGACGATTTGGTCCGTATGTAAAGTGGGGTGAAACTTTTATCAGCATTCCGCGTGGTGAAGATCCGCTTTCAATCACTCAGGAAAGAGCTGAGGAAATCATTGAAGAAAAGAAAGTTGCCGATGCGCCGATTGCCACCTATAAAGGTGAACCGGTGACTAAAGGAACCGGCAGATTTGGTCCTTTCATCAAATACCAATCGATTTTCATCAATGTGCCGAAACGCTATGATTTCGAAAATCTTTCGCAAAACGATATTAGTGAGCTGATTGAAGCAAAGTTGGAAAAAGAAGCAAACCGCTACATCCAACAGTGGCCGGAGGAAAAAATTTCGCTGGAAAACGGAAGATGGGGACCTTTCATCAAATTTGGGAAAGCGATGTTTAAAATTCCGAAAAACAAAAAAGAAGAGAAATATACTGCTGAAGAATTAGCAGAAATTCCGTTAGAAGAGGTTAAAAAGTGGATTACCGCGCAGGACAAAAATGCTTTCAAAACCAAGGCTAAAAAAGCACCTGCGAAAAAGCCCGCAGCTAAAAAGCCTGCTGCAAAAAAGCCCGCGGCTAAAAAGAAATAA
- a CDS encoding T9SS type A sorting domain-containing protein, producing MLKLKKNAAEGADFVKVSSADYANRFSLSYDGYGSKNSAQHKKVKENLKYSVQNPMIFLFQRNTGAVYNGGNHYDNNLNEVRDWASDGRAQAAERWGHADVKSPFDPCPEGWRVPDVTFTNLYTGSKGNSPWYNGYQTDTYGKTGVIQDQWQDITKNYSGQVEGTKGWKFANSVFNIGDFPADGIRGEIGENQLTFDRSGVWTASMADFNTGFALAMQFQKDKMQTATGVYPQAAMSVRCAKDVTRLLGTPRETKVIKVTVPKVEAPAQTVTTTDVQIYPNPFTTEFSIKNKESQLVEIYDMSGKMVLKSSVQDNKVNTTNLLPGLYIAKILMKDKSVVTKKIIKL from the coding sequence TTGTTAAAACTGAAAAAAAATGCCGCTGAAGGGGCAGATTTTGTAAAAGTAAGCAGCGCAGATTACGCCAACCGATTCTCTCTTTCTTACGATGGGTACGGCTCGAAAAATTCAGCTCAACATAAAAAGGTAAAAGAAAATCTAAAATATTCCGTGCAAAATCCGATGATTTTTCTGTTTCAGAGAAATACCGGTGCAGTGTACAATGGTGGAAACCATTATGACAATAACCTGAACGAAGTTCGCGACTGGGCAAGCGATGGTCGTGCGCAGGCTGCTGAAAGATGGGGCCACGCGGATGTAAAATCTCCTTTTGATCCGTGCCCGGAAGGCTGGCGCGTGCCGGATGTTACGTTCACCAATCTGTACACCGGCTCCAAAGGGAATTCGCCGTGGTATAACGGTTACCAAACTGACACGTATGGAAAAACGGGTGTAATTCAGGATCAGTGGCAGGATATTACCAAGAATTATTCCGGTCAGGTGGAAGGAACAAAAGGCTGGAAATTCGCAAACTCCGTATTTAACATCGGCGATTTCCCGGCAGACGGAATCCGTGGTGAAATTGGTGAAAACCAGCTGACCTTCGATCGTTCCGGCGTGTGGACAGCTTCAATGGCAGATTTTAATACCGGTTTTGCCTTAGCGATGCAGTTTCAAAAAGACAAAATGCAAACCGCAACAGGCGTTTATCCGCAGGCTGCAATGTCGGTTCGCTGCGCGAAAGATGTTACGCGCCTGTTAGGAACGCCTCGTGAAACAAAGGTAATTAAGGTGACTGTGCCGAAAGTAGAAGCTCCGGCGCAAACCGTAACCACAACCGATGTTCAGATTTATCCAAATCCTTTCACCACCGAATTTTCGATTAAAAATAAAGAAAGCCAGTTGGTGGAAATTTATGATATGAGCGGGAAAATGGTTTTGAAAAGTTCCGTACAGGATAATAAAGTAAATACCACGAACCTTCTTCCGGGATTGTACATCGCGAAAATCCTGATGAAAGACAAGTCTGTGGTGACCAAAAAAATTATCAAACTCTAG
- a CDS encoding arginase family protein, with amino-acid sequence MNLEDIFLPAEQISAEPWQLGSIITSEIQENSIVLIFCSDYRGVSNGGAEMADFRNIRRELYQLSKLDFELPVCDLGDLVSGRTQQDTHFVLGEIVTMCRQKNAIPVVVGGSNELSYVLFSALNSLQQHLTYTQISNIVSLDNNGENLTETNFLSRILSSKSFSLKNYHHLGYQKHLNANDSVKLMREVDFDVIRLAEMMGSSERTEPFFRLADLVSVNCDAVESMGDGFSVNPQVNGLNRREICAYMKEAGLSQNLKAAGIFNANINSRNLLNHQLLAQMIWHLIEGINIQKSHPVEKAFETFWVMIGEEKFAFQRETFSDLWYFGNEEKAENLKPCAQTDYEMAKKGYINPRLLKI; translated from the coding sequence ATGAATCTTGAAGATATTTTTCTTCCCGCCGAACAAATCAGCGCGGAACCGTGGCAGCTTGGCAGCATCATTACCTCGGAAATCCAAGAAAACAGCATTGTGCTGATTTTTTGTTCCGATTACCGCGGGGTCAGCAACGGTGGAGCGGAAATGGCAGACTTCAGGAATATTAGAAGAGAACTGTACCAACTTTCAAAACTCGATTTTGAACTTCCTGTCTGTGATTTGGGCGATTTGGTTTCCGGCCGCACGCAGCAGGATACGCATTTCGTACTTGGCGAAATTGTTACCATGTGCAGGCAGAAAAACGCCATTCCGGTTGTGGTTGGTGGCAGCAACGAACTTTCTTACGTGCTTTTTTCAGCGTTGAATTCGCTTCAGCAACACCTTACTTACACGCAAATTTCAAATATTGTTTCGCTTGATAACAACGGAGAAAATTTAACTGAAACCAACTTTCTGTCCCGAATTTTAAGTTCGAAGAGTTTCAGTCTGAAAAATTATCATCATTTAGGGTATCAGAAACATTTGAACGCAAACGATTCGGTGAAACTGATGCGCGAAGTTGATTTTGATGTCATTCGCCTTGCCGAAATGATGGGAAGCAGCGAACGTACTGAGCCATTTTTCCGCCTGGCTGATTTGGTGTCCGTAAACTGCGACGCGGTGGAAAGTATGGGCGATGGTTTTTCGGTAAATCCGCAGGTAAACGGTCTGAACCGACGCGAAATTTGCGCCTACATGAAAGAAGCCGGCCTGAGCCAAAATCTGAAAGCTGCCGGAATTTTCAATGCGAATATCAACTCGCGAAACCTGCTGAATCACCAGCTTTTAGCGCAGATGATCTGGCATTTGATCGAAGGAATCAACATTCAGAAATCGCATCCTGTCGAAAAAGCTTTTGAAACGTTCTGGGTCATGATTGGTGAAGAAAAATTCGCCTTTCAGCGCGAAACTTTTTCGGATTTATGGTATTTCGGGAATGAAGAAAAGGCGGAAAACTTAAAACCCTGTGCACAAACCGATTACGAAATGGCGAAAAAAGGCTATATCAACCCGAGATTGCTGAAGATATAA
- a CDS encoding glycosyltransferase family 2 protein, protein MMRPAVSIIVPVYQVEKYLHKCLNSLVNQTLENIEILVINDGSTDGSQKIIEEYEQKFPHLIKAFHKENGGLSDARNFGLDRAEGEFIGFVDSDDEVSPPMFEEMYALAKMHFAEMVFCNLQKVNANGRILQYLIQSPHLPENIELIEHFSVFSDLSYFACNKMYKRELFAEKRFKTGRHFEDIQLIPQLLLECSVIAQTQNFHYQYLERADSISKSHSANGMDILRAVEEVSEFFKTSKYASRKAELKNFQILEGVYTFLAYTAFVKDFQIFTHLQKELKNFRKKHGISLLEILRYKRFGRNYLLSLPPKKIIYYFLCFTGLYPIIKKILP, encoded by the coding sequence ATGATGAGGCCTGCTGTTTCGATAATTGTTCCTGTTTATCAGGTTGAAAAATATCTGCATAAATGCCTGAATTCTTTGGTCAACCAGACTTTGGAAAACATCGAAATATTGGTTATTAATGATGGAAGTACAGATGGTTCGCAAAAAATTATCGAGGAATATGAGCAAAAATTTCCTCATTTAATTAAAGCTTTTCATAAAGAAAACGGCGGTTTAAGCGACGCTCGGAATTTTGGTTTAGACCGTGCAGAAGGCGAATTTATTGGTTTTGTAGACAGTGACGATGAGGTTTCGCCCCCGATGTTTGAAGAAATGTATGCTTTAGCGAAAATGCACTTCGCCGAAATGGTATTCTGCAATCTGCAAAAAGTGAATGCAAACGGCAGAATTCTTCAGTATTTAATTCAGAGTCCGCATTTACCCGAAAATATCGAGCTAATAGAGCATTTTTCTGTGTTTTCCGATCTTTCTTATTTTGCGTGCAATAAAATGTACAAACGAGAACTTTTCGCGGAAAAGCGGTTTAAAACAGGTCGGCATTTCGAAGATATTCAGCTGATTCCGCAGCTGCTTTTGGAATGTTCGGTGATTGCTCAGACTCAAAATTTTCATTACCAATATTTGGAACGGGCAGATTCCATTTCAAAAAGTCATTCAGCAAACGGTATGGACATTTTGCGCGCGGTAGAAGAAGTTTCGGAGTTTTTCAAAACCTCAAAATATGCTTCGAGGAAAGCTGAGCTAAAGAATTTCCAGATTTTAGAAGGGGTTTATACTTTTCTGGCGTATACCGCTTTTGTGAAAGATTTTCAGATTTTTACGCATTTGCAGAAAGAATTGAAAAATTTCCGCAAAAAGCACGGAATTTCTCTTTTAGAAATATTACGTTACAAAAGATTTGGAAGAAATTATCTGCTATCTTTACCGCCGAAGAAAATAATCTACTATTTCCTTTGTTTTACAGGTTTATATCCGATAATTAAAAAAATACTACCCTAA
- a CDS encoding EpsG family protein, translating to MPILHPIFAIIFAFLAFASYWEIFRLEKKQSVFVWIAGVLIIVAVGLRLNAGADYPVYRTLFAGFSLYTSYDDVFDKALFRPNAEEIEWLYVLINKVVFDFGLPFFVVTFICALIAVTLKFTTIYKNVAFPALALLFYFMPIMFFEDSGQMRQGLGIAVCIASFKFIKDRNLLMFLVCMYIALGFHKTSVVFIPAYWIVKIPMNSKRIFWVLIIALLVSPLELYRLGGGLFSSIAPDDLSGAYTGYLDDRYYGTEVETGLNDIVKLIFIAILIKFDKRACEEVLWYEYMRNLAVFGLVLFYFFRSNEIFAVRLPGAYMFFVTMFCMTSIVYAVRGRTRQTLYLGFLAYLIAMFFYFGKGNGDKGSFTLDKYTNVLW from the coding sequence ATGCCAATTCTACATCCTATATTCGCGATCATCTTTGCCTTTCTTGCTTTTGCGAGCTATTGGGAGATTTTCCGGCTGGAGAAAAAGCAAAGCGTTTTCGTGTGGATTGCGGGTGTTTTAATTATCGTTGCGGTTGGTTTGCGCCTCAATGCCGGCGCTGATTACCCGGTTTACCGCACGCTTTTCGCGGGTTTTTCTTTATACACCAGTTACGACGATGTTTTCGACAAAGCGCTTTTTCGGCCGAATGCTGAAGAGATTGAATGGCTTTACGTACTTATCAATAAAGTAGTCTTCGATTTCGGTTTGCCGTTTTTTGTGGTCACCTTTATTTGTGCGCTGATTGCGGTGACGCTAAAGTTTACCACGATTTACAAAAACGTAGCTTTTCCGGCGCTGGCGCTGCTTTTTTATTTTATGCCGATTATGTTTTTCGAGGATTCCGGGCAGATGCGTCAGGGATTGGGCATTGCGGTGTGTATTGCGTCATTTAAATTTATCAAAGACCGAAACCTGCTCATGTTTTTGGTCTGCATGTATATCGCTTTGGGTTTCCACAAGACTTCGGTGGTGTTTATCCCAGCGTATTGGATTGTTAAAATCCCGATGAACAGCAAAAGGATTTTCTGGGTTTTGATCATCGCTCTTTTGGTTTCACCACTGGAACTTTACCGATTAGGCGGCGGCCTCTTCAGCTCTATCGCTCCGGACGATCTTTCGGGTGCGTACACGGGTTATCTGGATGACCGTTATTACGGAACAGAAGTAGAAACGGGATTAAATGACATCGTAAAACTTATTTTTATCGCCATTTTAATTAAATTTGATAAACGCGCATGTGAAGAAGTTTTGTGGTATGAATATATGCGGAATCTGGCGGTTTTTGGTTTGGTGCTGTTCTATTTTTTCCGGTCCAATGAGATCTTTGCGGTACGACTGCCCGGCGCATATATGTTTTTTGTTACGATGTTTTGCATGACGAGCATTGTATACGCCGTGCGCGGCAGAACGCGCCAAACGCTGTACCTCGGGTTTTTGGCCTATCTTATTGCGATGTTTTTTTACTTCGGGAAAGGAAACGGCGACAAAGGTTCTTTCACATTGGATAAATATACAAACGTACTGTGGTAG